One segment of Radiobacillus kanasensis DNA contains the following:
- a CDS encoding efflux RND transporter permease subunit — translation MKIVETSVKRPVGVIMIVLAILALGAMSLRNLTIDLFPEIDLPIAVVATSYPDAAPQEVEKQISQPIESAVSSIEGVQTIQAQSQSGSSLVIMMFDTGVNLDNALLEVRESVDQVKGMLPDSAGDPSVLRFNPQQIPVMWVGLTGDNLEQLQGLAGDRIVPHLERQGGVASVSVEGGRERVIELELDQAKMAQYGLQSQIIMQALQGANTSGSAGVVTKGDKELQIRIDGSFSSVDDIAQTIVQTPQGATIHVEDVAEVKETYNQTGITRVNGEPAVVLPIMKKTDGNTVEVSNHIKTAVDELKEDLPEGVNLEVVLDTSTFITSSMKSVVQNMIIGGFFALLILLLFLKSVRATLVVGLSIPIAIISTFVLLYFTGETLNVLTMGGLALGIGMMVDSSIVILENIISYRQKGYSVMESAKKGASELAPAVIASTTTTLVVFLPIVFVEGIASELFTPLALTVTFSLVASLVVAVTLVPMLSSKLLTKAMKDNGRRYWFDRFLTAFNNRYEAALKKVLVFRKTTILVTVLAIAGSLALIPLIGTAFIPEGDQGQISISVRTAEGTTQEETLKVSEQVNEKLKQYEDIIETNYVTVASSGSMSGGMGQGSTNEASYTLQLVPQSDRDQTTDQVVADLDKDLQTIAGAEMTINASGGGMSGGTPIQIQVSGPEHEVLRELADQVVLAISDIDGIHNPQSSISETRPELEIEVDREKAAQFGLSYQDVMSQTQLAMTGQTVMSYREGGEDRNVNMIFPEESRSTISDVENLKIQTANGNFIPLASVASFEQVQSPAELTRENQQPQVNVSSEILNRDLGSVSEDVKQTLEQMDFPEEYSYSIGGEAQDMAEAFSDLAIALVVSIFLVYAVMAVQFENFLTPFVIMFSMPATVVGVLAGLFITGKPLSITAFIGVIMLAGIVVNNAIVLVDYINILRSRGMDRKEAILEAGVSRMRPILMTTLTTILGMLPLALGYGEGAETQQPLAITVIFGLTISSIFTLFLIPVVYTYFDGLSERVKGLFGRRKKVVQE, via the coding sequence GTGAAAATCGTCGAAACCTCCGTTAAACGACCAGTCGGCGTCATCATGATTGTTCTCGCTATATTAGCTCTCGGTGCGATGTCACTACGCAATTTAACGATCGATTTATTTCCAGAAATTGACTTACCAATCGCAGTCGTCGCAACAAGCTACCCAGATGCAGCTCCTCAAGAAGTTGAAAAACAAATAAGTCAGCCAATCGAATCAGCGGTAAGTTCCATAGAAGGAGTCCAAACGATTCAAGCCCAATCTCAGTCTGGATCCTCGCTCGTCATTATGATGTTTGATACAGGCGTCAACTTGGATAATGCGCTTCTAGAAGTTCGGGAAAGTGTCGATCAAGTAAAGGGCATGCTTCCTGATTCGGCAGGAGACCCAAGCGTGCTTCGTTTTAACCCACAGCAAATCCCAGTTATGTGGGTCGGCTTAACAGGTGATAACCTAGAACAATTACAAGGGTTGGCGGGTGACCGCATCGTCCCACATTTGGAAAGACAAGGTGGCGTAGCTTCCGTCTCCGTTGAGGGTGGAAGGGAGCGTGTCATAGAATTAGAGCTTGACCAAGCTAAAATGGCTCAGTATGGTCTCCAGTCGCAAATAATCATGCAAGCTCTTCAAGGAGCCAATACATCAGGATCAGCCGGAGTCGTTACTAAAGGAGATAAGGAACTGCAAATCCGGATAGATGGTTCCTTTAGCTCCGTAGATGATATTGCTCAAACGATTGTACAAACCCCGCAAGGCGCTACCATCCATGTAGAAGATGTGGCAGAGGTAAAGGAAACGTATAACCAAACAGGCATTACAAGAGTAAACGGAGAACCAGCTGTCGTTTTACCAATCATGAAAAAAACAGACGGAAACACAGTAGAAGTTTCGAATCATATAAAAACAGCGGTTGATGAACTGAAAGAAGACTTACCTGAGGGTGTTAATCTAGAGGTTGTATTGGATACATCCACCTTCATCACATCTTCTATGAAGTCTGTCGTACAAAACATGATAATCGGAGGATTTTTTGCTTTACTTATCCTTCTGTTATTCCTGAAAAGCGTTCGCGCCACATTAGTAGTCGGATTATCCATTCCGATTGCGATTATATCAACGTTTGTTCTCTTATACTTTACTGGCGAAACGCTTAACGTCCTAACGATGGGAGGACTCGCACTAGGAATCGGGATGATGGTAGACAGTTCTATTGTCATATTAGAAAATATCATCTCTTATCGACAGAAAGGCTATAGTGTTATGGAATCTGCGAAAAAAGGTGCATCCGAATTAGCACCGGCGGTTATCGCATCGACAACGACAACGCTAGTCGTTTTCTTACCTATCGTGTTTGTAGAAGGGATAGCATCCGAGTTATTTACCCCACTAGCCTTAACGGTGACCTTTTCACTCGTTGCATCGCTAGTAGTCGCAGTCACGCTTGTTCCGATGCTCTCCTCTAAGCTATTAACGAAAGCAATGAAGGACAATGGACGTAGGTATTGGTTTGACCGCTTTTTAACCGCCTTTAACAATCGATACGAAGCGGCATTGAAAAAAGTATTAGTCTTCAGAAAAACAACGATCTTGGTTACTGTTCTAGCCATTGCAGGAAGCTTAGCGCTTATCCCGCTCATCGGAACCGCATTTATCCCAGAAGGGGACCAAGGGCAAATTAGCATCTCGGTAAGAACAGCTGAAGGAACGACCCAAGAGGAAACTTTAAAAGTTTCAGAGCAAGTAAATGAAAAATTAAAACAGTATGAAGACATCATTGAAACGAATTACGTAACCGTTGCAAGCAGCGGAAGTATGTCTGGAGGAATGGGGCAGGGCAGCACGAATGAAGCATCCTACACCCTTCAACTCGTTCCACAATCGGATAGAGATCAAACGACCGATCAAGTCGTTGCAGACCTGGACAAAGATCTACAAACAATTGCTGGAGCCGAAATGACCATTAATGCTAGTGGAGGTGGTATGAGCGGTGGTACTCCAATCCAAATTCAAGTATCTGGACCAGAACACGAGGTTCTAAGAGAGTTAGCGGATCAGGTCGTTCTTGCCATATCGGATATCGACGGGATCCATAACCCACAGTCCTCCATCTCGGAAACGAGGCCAGAGCTGGAAATTGAGGTTGACCGAGAGAAAGCAGCTCAATTCGGTTTAAGCTACCAGGATGTCATGAGTCAGACTCAGTTGGCAATGACGGGACAAACGGTGATGAGCTACCGTGAGGGTGGAGAAGATCGTAATGTAAATATGATTTTCCCAGAGGAATCTCGAAGCACAATTAGTGATGTGGAAAATCTAAAAATACAAACTGCCAACGGCAACTTTATTCCATTAGCATCTGTCGCAAGCTTTGAACAAGTACAAAGCCCTGCAGAGCTAACAAGAGAAAACCAGCAGCCACAAGTGAACGTATCGAGTGAAATTCTGAATCGTGATTTGGGTAGCGTAAGTGAAGATGTTAAACAGACGCTTGAGCAAATGGACTTCCCAGAAGAGTATTCCTACTCGATTGGCGGAGAAGCACAGGACATGGCAGAAGCCTTTTCAGACTTAGCCATCGCTTTGGTCGTATCCATTTTCCTCGTTTATGCTGTAATGGCTGTCCAATTCGAGAACTTCCTAACGCCATTCGTTATCATGTTTTCGATGCCAGCAACAGTAGTTGGCGTGTTAGCTGGTTTATTTATAACCGGTAAACCACTAAGTATTACAGCATTTATTGGGGTCATTATGCTAGCGGGGATCGTCGTGAATAATGCGATAGTGCTGGTTGATTACATTAACATCCTCCGTTCGAGAGGAATGGATCGAAAAGAAGCTATCCTCGAAGCGGGTGTCAGCCGAATGCGACCGATTTTAATGACGACCTTAACGACGATTCTTGGAATGCTTCCATTAGCTTTAGGATATGGAGAAGGAGCTGAAACTCAGCAACCTCTAGCCATAACTGTTATTTTTGGTTTGACGATATCAAGTATCTTTACTCTTTTCCTGATACCTGTTGTTTATACGTATTTTGATGGGTTGTCGGAGAGAGTGAAAGGGTTATTTGGTAGGAGGAAGAAAGTAGTGCAAGAATAG
- a CDS encoding efflux RND transporter periplasmic adaptor subunit, producing the protein MFFSLVLLSIALIGCSNQDDTNQSEDLPVSVQVKNVTKDTLTIQKSIYGKTAPESSIPVMAPVAAEVTEVHVDKGESVEEGDALITISSPSSGAMDIEASADGQITTFNATEGGFVSNTEPFATISNIGDIHIQAAVTTENRQLFEGLENITVIINEKDQTATIDYVSKVPNQQTGLYDIEATLEDPEESILPGMTAILRVTKEEIADSLVIPTEALVEEGGSNFVYVIKDYKAIETKVNVLRSLTEQTAVEGDMKEGDQVVTKGQLVLSDGKEVTIQEEEEAS; encoded by the coding sequence ATGTTCTTTAGCCTTGTCTTACTATCCATAGCACTTATCGGGTGCTCAAACCAAGACGATACAAACCAATCAGAAGATCTGCCTGTATCGGTTCAAGTGAAAAACGTAACAAAAGACACATTAACGATTCAAAAATCTATATACGGTAAAACAGCTCCGGAATCCTCTATACCGGTTATGGCACCAGTTGCAGCAGAAGTAACCGAAGTGCATGTAGATAAAGGGGAATCGGTAGAAGAAGGGGATGCCTTAATTACGATATCCTCTCCCAGTAGCGGAGCAATGGACATAGAGGCGTCAGCAGACGGTCAGATTACAACTTTTAATGCAACAGAAGGTGGCTTCGTATCCAACACAGAGCCATTTGCGACGATTAGTAACATCGGGGATATACATATTCAAGCTGCCGTAACAACGGAAAATAGACAGCTTTTTGAAGGATTAGAAAACATAACCGTCATCATTAATGAAAAAGATCAGACAGCAACCATAGATTACGTATCAAAAGTTCCGAATCAGCAGACAGGTCTTTATGACATTGAAGCAACACTAGAGGACCCTGAGGAGTCTATTTTACCAGGAATGACCGCAATCCTTCGTGTTACAAAAGAAGAGATTGCAGATAGCCTTGTCATCCCTACAGAAGCGCTGGTAGAAGAAGGTGGGTCTAACTTTGTCTACGTTATCAAAGATTACAAAGCAATCGAAACAAAAGTAAACGTCCTTCGTTCTTTAACTGAACAGACAGCAGTCGAAGGGGATATGAAAGAAGGCGATCAAGTTGTTACTAAAGGTCAATTAGTCCTTTCAGATGGAAAAGAAGTAACCATCCAAGAGGAGGAGGAAGCATCGTGA
- the fabZ gene encoding 3-hydroxyacyl-ACP dehydratase FabZ — protein sequence MFDSQEIKNIIPHRYPFLLVDQITEYEEGTRVVGKKNVTINEPFFQGHFPDYPVMPGVLIVEALAQVGAVAILNKPDNKGKIGFLAGIDKCRFKRQVKPGDQLKLEVEIIRIKGPIGKGKAVATVDGELACEAEITFAIK from the coding sequence ATGTTCGATAGTCAAGAAATCAAAAATATTATTCCCCATCGATATCCTTTTTTATTAGTCGACCAAATTACGGAATACGAGGAAGGGACGCGCGTTGTTGGGAAAAAGAATGTAACGATTAATGAACCATTCTTCCAAGGTCACTTCCCGGATTACCCTGTAATGCCAGGGGTGCTTATCGTAGAAGCTCTTGCGCAAGTTGGCGCGGTTGCAATTTTGAACAAGCCAGATAATAAAGGCAAAATCGGATTTCTAGCTGGAATTGATAAATGCCGATTTAAAAGACAAGTTAAACCCGGTGACCAGTTAAAACTCGAAGTAGAGATCATTCGTATAAAAGGACCGATTGGAAAAGGAAAAGCTGTTGCAACGGTTGATGGTGAGCTTGCTTGTGAGGCTGAAATTACTTTTGCGATAAAATAA
- a CDS encoding anti-sigma-I factor RsgI family protein, with protein sequence MKKHTIEGIVTKVTENEYVLLCDDGTFKNIARNESDLPMMGERVTYSAKSNPNPFPFKVVVSTIAMVAVLFIAFFSYGMLNVHSETHYIATIDINPSIEAHLDQDLNVVKLSPLNTDGEKIVDSIESKDLNIYQVVNLIVSEAISKGYLTEEEKGRIETTIVKVKDNGQKPSEQDITEGIRSQLQHQNIVADVKIFNETKEFYDQAERVHVSVNKYRHYKALKERGLVQNIEEVKDKSVRQLEDMMAEDVTEEQGKMGQGDSTKDNSKLNSESGQGQEKPQPNKDSEEDNPSLDDRQESPINKGVPQKGRDTKKQDETPTNSNSLKNNPTSSDSGNSRNEGANNMTEREGNQTNTEENIPEQIPSAENQPKKESAVEEENEPSSKSEPQREDRNLGSVDNKGNEQQPSSTTKP encoded by the coding sequence ATGAAAAAACATACAATTGAAGGAATCGTGACCAAGGTGACGGAGAACGAATATGTTCTTCTTTGTGATGATGGCACGTTTAAAAATATCGCACGAAACGAAAGTGACCTGCCAATGATGGGTGAAAGGGTGACGTATTCAGCGAAATCGAACCCAAACCCATTTCCCTTCAAGGTTGTTGTATCAACAATAGCGATGGTGGCTGTTTTATTTATTGCCTTTTTTTCTTATGGGATGCTTAATGTTCACTCCGAAACTCATTATATTGCAACTATTGACATTAATCCAAGTATTGAGGCGCATTTAGACCAGGATTTAAACGTGGTGAAGCTATCGCCTTTGAATACCGATGGAGAGAAAATCGTCGACTCCATTGAATCAAAAGATCTAAACATCTATCAGGTGGTTAACCTTATCGTATCCGAAGCGATTTCCAAGGGTTATTTAACGGAAGAAGAAAAAGGGAGAATCGAGACGACCATTGTGAAGGTTAAGGATAACGGTCAAAAACCTTCTGAACAAGATATAACAGAAGGGATTCGTTCTCAACTTCAACATCAGAACATAGTTGCAGATGTAAAGATATTTAATGAAACAAAGGAGTTTTATGATCAAGCAGAACGTGTACATGTATCTGTGAATAAATATAGACATTATAAAGCATTAAAAGAAAGAGGACTTGTTCAAAATATTGAAGAAGTGAAAGATAAATCAGTTAGACAATTAGAGGATATGATGGCGGAAGATGTTACGGAGGAACAAGGGAAGATGGGGCAGGGAGATTCTACGAAAGATAATTCTAAATTGAATTCAGAGTCAGGTCAGGGTCAGGAAAAGCCACAGCCTAACAAAGATTCAGAGGAGGATAATCCTTCCCTTGATGATAGACAAGAATCACCGATTAATAAAGGTGTCCCACAAAAAGGTAGGGATACTAAAAAACAGGATGAAACTCCGACAAATTCAAATTCTTTAAAGAATAACCCAACTAGTTCTGATAGCGGAAATAGTAGAAATGAAGGAGCGAATAACATGACGGAAAGGGAGGGAAACCAAACAAATACTGAAGAAAACATTCCAGAGCAAATACCTAGTGCGGAGAATCAACCGAAAAAGGAATCTGCTGTTGAAGAGGAAAATGAACCTTCATCCAAGAGTGAGCCTCAACGTGAAGATAGGAATCTTGGCTCTGTTGACAATAAAGGAAATGAACAACAGCCTTCATCTACAACTAAACCGTAG
- the sigI gene encoding RNA polymerase sigma-I factor — translation MENPKLKETLLEAKKGNELEREYLIRHYKPYILNVVGHVCKRYVTWSSDETSIGLIAFNRAVDTFEYDSGRTFLNYVYLLIKRDLIDYFRKEKRHLHITSDDDQLEHSKAEMKASLESYHQSTSTTALVEEILELDEKLGNFNISFEELESHSPKHRKTQIKVMEMATEFIKYHDLVNELIEKCIFPISSFSKRTGYRPKSIERHRKYLITIIMIQLNPEWSQLSTFVQVGPRSEKI, via the coding sequence ATGGAAAATCCAAAACTAAAAGAAACTCTATTAGAAGCGAAAAAGGGGAATGAATTAGAGCGAGAATATTTGATTCGCCATTATAAGCCCTATATTCTGAACGTAGTTGGACATGTGTGTAAACGATATGTAACCTGGAGCAGTGATGAGACAAGTATTGGCCTGATCGCTTTTAACCGTGCTGTAGACACGTTTGAATATGATAGTGGACGCACTTTTTTAAATTATGTATATCTTTTAATAAAACGAGATTTAATTGATTATTTTCGAAAAGAGAAGCGTCATTTGCACATCACTTCGGATGATGATCAATTAGAACATAGTAAAGCCGAAATGAAAGCCTCATTGGAGTCATACCACCAATCAACCAGCACTACGGCTCTCGTTGAGGAAATTCTAGAACTTGACGAAAAGTTGGGGAATTTTAATATTTCTTTTGAAGAGTTGGAAAGTCATAGCCCGAAACATCGTAAGACCCAAATTAAAGTCATGGAAATGGCTACTGAATTTATTAAATATCACGATCTAGTAAATGAATTAATTGAGAAATGTATATTTCCTATATCTTCTTTTTCAAAAAGGACAGGCTACCGACCCAAATCAATCGAGCGACACCGCAAGTACCTGATTACAATCATTATGATTCAATTAAATCCGGAATGGAGTCAGCTTTCAACGTTTGTTCAAGTCGGTCCTAGGAGTGAGAAAATATGA
- a CDS encoding DUF5667 domain-containing protein, translated as MKTVVFSVTVGLLLLFAGNVNAAEDETVVDPNSDLYDTTRVIEEVEYELTEENSEKALLQDEYADDRLNEAELSLEEGDEEKAEELLEDYEGHVGQIEEDLEAAKEAGEDTTAVEETVVESSQKRSENLEALLKREDLPEEAKAGIMKALENQEMAKQKFLAARKKAEEAQTAAEDKQADAVAKAEEAQEKQEEVQAKAEEKQKQVKDKAEQAQKQAKQRKSEATEEANQGKTQQSNRTSTSQDNKPSTPVESDEQEGETEQSEQSGQNTGNQNPAAQKEGTSRRP; from the coding sequence ATGAAAACAGTCGTGTTTAGTGTAACAGTTGGGCTACTTTTATTATTTGCAGGAAATGTTAATGCAGCTGAGGATGAGACAGTAGTCGATCCAAACTCAGATCTATATGATACCACTCGTGTCATAGAGGAAGTGGAATATGAGTTAACAGAAGAAAATAGTGAAAAAGCTCTTCTTCAAGATGAATATGCAGACGATCGTTTAAATGAAGCAGAATTGTCCCTTGAAGAAGGGGATGAAGAAAAGGCAGAAGAGTTACTAGAAGATTATGAAGGACATGTGGGACAAATAGAAGAAGACTTGGAGGCAGCAAAAGAAGCCGGAGAAGACACAACAGCTGTCGAAGAGACTGTAGTCGAGAGCAGCCAAAAGCGCTCAGAAAATTTAGAAGCACTATTGAAGCGAGAAGACCTTCCAGAAGAAGCGAAGGCTGGTATTATGAAAGCATTAGAAAATCAAGAAATGGCCAAGCAAAAATTTTTAGCAGCCCGCAAGAAAGCCGAAGAAGCGCAAACTGCAGCAGAGGACAAACAAGCTGATGCTGTGGCAAAAGCGGAAGAGGCACAAGAAAAGCAAGAAGAGGTACAAGCAAAAGCTGAGGAAAAACAAAAACAAGTGAAAGACAAAGCTGAACAAGCACAAAAGCAAGCAAAGCAGAGAAAAAGTGAAGCTACAGAGGAAGCTAATCAAGGCAAAACTCAACAAAGTAATCGAACATCAACTTCCCAAGACAACAAACCATCAACACCTGTTGAAAGTGATGAACAAGAAGGTGAAACGGAACAATCTGAGCAAAGCGGACAAAACACAGGTAACCAGAATCCAGCTGCTCAAAAAGAAGGAACATCAAGAAGACCATAA